A stretch of Lathyrus oleraceus cultivar Zhongwan6 chromosome 6, CAAS_Psat_ZW6_1.0, whole genome shotgun sequence DNA encodes these proteins:
- the LOC127097775 gene encoding 28 kDa ribonucleoprotein, chloroplastic codes for MATAAAGIASLFSSSINPVKSLRSKNFSLDTSSNRNFASVTSHSSVEPLCIGATISSHKLWMPRISIAVAQEEAVVAIDDEEKAVIEEEQKEQEQEEKENGGEIDAEVDRRTKLYFGNLPYSVDSAQLAGLVEDYGSAELIEVLYDRDTGKSRGFAFVTMSRVEDCNEVIKNLDKKEFMGRTLRVNFSDKPKPKEPLYPESEYKLFVGNLSWTVTSESLAEVFQQHGTVVGARVLYDGETGKSRGYGFVCYANKSEMEAALTVMNDVELDGRTLRVSLAQGKRS; via the exons ATGGCTACTGCTGCTGCAGGCATAGCCTCTTTGTTTTCATCTTCCATCAACCCTGTCAAATCTCTCCGTTCCAAAAACTTCTCACTCGATACATCCTCAAACCGCAACTTCGCATCTGTTACATCACATTCCTCAGTTGAACCTTTGTGCATTGGTGCAACAATCTCATCACACAAGTTATGGATGCCTAGAATTTCTATTGCTGTTGCTCAGGAAGAGGCTGTTGTGGCTATCGATGATGAAGAGAAGGCTGTGATAGAGGAGGAACAAAAAGAACAAGAACAAGAAGAGAAGGAGAATGGAGGGGAAATTGATGCAGAAGTAGACCGTAGAACTAAGCTTTATTTTGGGAATTTGCCTTACAGTGTTGATAGTGCACAACTTGCAGGGCTAGTTGAGGATTATGGTAGCGCAGAACTAATCGAG GTTCTTTACGACAGGGACACTGGAAAAAGTAGAGGCTTTGCATTTGTGACCATGAGTCGCGTTGAAGATTGTAATGAAGTAATTAAAAATCTTGATAAAAAA GAGTTCATGGGGAGAACCTTGCGGGTGAATTTCTCGGACAAACCGAAGCCGAAAGAACCGTTGTACCCTGAATCCGAATACAAGCTTTTCGTTGGGAACTTGTCTTGGACAGTAACTTCTGAGAGTCTGGCAGAAGTCTTTCAACAACATGGAACTGTGGTTGGAGCTAGGGTGTTGTATGATGGCGAAACGGGAAAGTCTCGTGGCTATGGCTTTGTTTGCTATGCCAATAAATCAGAAATGGAAGCTGCCCTTACAGTCATGAATGATGTG GAACTAGATGGACGGACATTGCGCGTAAGTTTGGCGCAAGGAAAACGATCATAA